One region of Anaeromyxobacter paludicola genomic DNA includes:
- the argJ gene encoding bifunctional glutamate N-acetyltransferase/amino-acid acetyltransferase ArgJ, with protein sequence MKIPKGFRFSGVPCGLKPQRRDLALVVSDVPASAAGLFTVNRAAAAPVQDGRGRVPAAGLRAILANSGNANALTGPAGLEDVAALRTAAARALGVEERAVLTASTGVIGQRLPVPKVEAAMPALVAGLGDHAAHAAEAIMTTDTRPKLSSREVVLGGRPATLTGLCKGSGMVAPQLATVLCFVATDAAVAPEVLQRALARAVDRSFHMLTVDGDMSTNDCVYALANGLAENPRIEGPGPDLDVLQAALDDLCGELARAVAADGEGATRFLEVVVDGAPSDEVARDAARAVAASPLVKAALFGADPNWGRVLATVGARAGSQGWAVDPYRARVAIQGVEVYGPAGPAEVDAEALRVRMREPRVDVLVRLSEGAARATAWGCDLSYDYVKINADYAATIVQRPDGGLARDDHVANYTPALKRTLLVEALKYIAAFAGQIAVIKYGGAAMVKESLKVAFAEDVALLKRVGLKVVVVHGGALEINRTLEQMGERSEFVDGFRVTDAASLPVVEMVLTGKVNQELVALLNARDAGAVGVSGKDGQLIRGRKTVHASGRDLGQVGEVTEVNKDFLQLLLASSYVPVISPIGLGEDGASLSINADEVASRVASALGAKKLIYLTDKPGVLDSPDDGALVRQTTVADLLRRIEAGSVTGGMKIKVQAILAALRGGVERVHVLDGRQPHTVIAELFTDRGVGTLVTAG encoded by the coding sequence GTGAAGATCCCCAAGGGCTTCCGCTTCTCCGGCGTCCCCTGCGGCCTCAAGCCGCAGCGGCGCGATCTGGCGCTCGTGGTGTCGGACGTCCCGGCGTCGGCCGCGGGGCTCTTCACCGTGAACCGGGCGGCGGCGGCGCCGGTGCAGGACGGCCGCGGCCGCGTCCCGGCCGCCGGCCTCCGGGCCATCCTCGCCAACTCCGGCAACGCCAACGCCCTCACCGGCCCGGCCGGCCTGGAGGACGTGGCCGCCCTCCGGACCGCGGCCGCCCGCGCCCTCGGGGTGGAGGAGCGGGCGGTGCTCACCGCCTCGACGGGCGTCATCGGCCAGCGGCTCCCGGTGCCGAAGGTGGAGGCGGCGATGCCGGCGCTGGTGGCCGGGCTCGGCGACCACGCCGCGCACGCCGCCGAGGCGATCATGACCACCGACACGCGGCCGAAGCTCTCGAGCCGCGAGGTGGTGCTCGGGGGCCGCCCCGCCACCCTCACCGGCCTCTGCAAGGGGTCGGGGATGGTGGCGCCGCAGCTCGCGACGGTCCTCTGCTTCGTCGCCACCGACGCCGCGGTGGCGCCGGAGGTGCTGCAGCGGGCGCTGGCGCGCGCCGTGGACCGGAGCTTCCACATGCTGACGGTGGACGGCGACATGTCCACCAACGACTGCGTCTACGCGCTCGCCAACGGGCTCGCCGAGAACCCGCGGATCGAGGGGCCCGGCCCCGACCTCGACGTGCTCCAGGCGGCGCTCGACGACCTCTGCGGCGAGCTCGCCCGGGCGGTCGCCGCCGACGGCGAGGGGGCCACCCGCTTCCTCGAGGTGGTGGTGGACGGCGCCCCCTCGGACGAGGTGGCGCGCGACGCCGCCCGCGCCGTCGCCGCCTCGCCGCTGGTGAAGGCGGCCCTCTTCGGCGCCGATCCGAACTGGGGGCGCGTGCTCGCCACCGTCGGCGCCCGCGCCGGCTCGCAGGGCTGGGCCGTCGATCCGTACCGCGCCCGGGTGGCCATCCAGGGCGTCGAGGTGTACGGCCCGGCCGGCCCGGCCGAGGTGGACGCCGAGGCGCTCCGCGTGCGCATGCGCGAGCCGCGGGTGGACGTGCTGGTGCGGCTCTCCGAGGGCGCGGCCCGCGCCACCGCCTGGGGCTGCGACCTCTCCTACGACTACGTGAAGATCAACGCCGACTACGCCGCCACCATCGTGCAGCGGCCCGACGGCGGCCTCGCCCGCGACGACCACGTCGCGAACTACACGCCGGCGCTGAAGCGCACCCTGCTCGTGGAGGCGCTCAAGTACATCGCCGCCTTCGCGGGGCAGATCGCCGTCATCAAGTACGGCGGGGCGGCGATGGTGAAGGAGAGCCTCAAGGTCGCCTTCGCCGAGGACGTCGCCCTGCTGAAGCGGGTGGGGCTCAAGGTGGTGGTGGTCCACGGCGGCGCGCTCGAGATCAACCGCACCCTCGAGCAGATGGGGGAGCGGAGCGAGTTCGTGGACGGCTTCCGCGTCACCGACGCCGCCAGCCTGCCGGTGGTGGAGATGGTCCTCACCGGCAAGGTGAACCAGGAGCTGGTGGCGCTGCTCAACGCCCGCGACGCCGGGGCGGTGGGGGTCTCGGGCAAGGACGGCCAGCTCATCCGCGGGCGCAAGACGGTCCACGCGAGCGGGCGCGACCTCGGCCAGGTGGGCGAGGTCACCGAGGTCAACAAGGACTTCCTGCAGCTCCTGCTCGCCTCGAGCTACGTGCCGGTCATCAGCCCCATCGGCCTCGGCGAGGACGGCGCCAGCCTCTCGATCAACGCCGACGAGGTGGCCTCGCGGGTGGCGTCGGCGCTCGGCGCGAAGAAGCTCATCTACCTCACCGACAAGCCGGGCGTGCTCGACTCGCCCGACGACGGCGCGCTGGTGCGCCAGACCACGGTGGCCGACCTGCTCCGCCGCATCGAGGCCGGCTCGGTCACCGGCGGGATGAAGATCAAGGTCCAGGCCATCCTCGCCGCCCTCCGCGGCGGGGTCGAGCGGGTGCACGTGCTCGACGGCCGGCAGCCCCACACCGTCATCGCCGAGCTCTTCACGGACCGCGGCGTCGGCACCCTCGTCACCGCCGGATGA